The DNA window GTTCCGCGTCCTAGATCTGGCCCCGGCCGTAACTATCGGACGCGTTCGAGAATTGCCAAGCCTACATTCGAAATCAGTCCGGATCCGGCCCTTTTGCCAATTGGTAATTCGATGTCGAGGTATTTCTTGGAAGCGATTTGCAGTATTTACCGCAAGCGCGTCGCCGGGATTTGCGTGGGCCGATCCCTCGGCCTGCTTGGGGCCCGTCGTTCGGGGTGGTCGAGGCCGCGTCGGGGCGGTGCTCTTGGGTTCGTGGACGAAAGGTCCGTCCGCGTGGCCGTTCGGTGTCTCGTCAATGCTCGCTTGACGGGGTGCCGGCGGCCCGGCTTGACGGCCTGATGTGGACGAGTCGGGCGAGATGGCCCATCGCGGACGCGACCGGGAGGCCGTCTCGGACAGCCTCCCCTAGGCTCTGAGTCGTGCGCCGACTCCTCCGGGTCACCGCGATCGTCGGTGGTGTGCTCGTGCTGCTGCTCGGCGTCGTGACGGCCGCCGGGGTTCTTGGCGTGCGCCGGTCGTTCCCGGACGTCGAGGGCCGGGTGTCGATGTCAGGCCTCGCGACGCCCGTCGAGGTGCGGCGGGACGCGTACGGCATCCCGCAGATCTACGCCGACACCGCGGAGGACCTGTTTCGCGCGCAGGGGTACGTGCACGCGCAGGACCGCTTCTACGAGATGGACTTCCGCCGGCACGTGACGAGCGGGCGGCTTTCGGAGTGGTTCGGCGAGAGCCAGCTGAAGACCGACATCTTCCTGCGTACGCTCGGCTGGCGGCGGGTGGCGGAGCTCGAGTTCCCGAAGCTGCTGCCGACGACGCGGGCGTACCTGACCGCGTACGCCGAGGGCGTCAACACCTACCTCGGTGAACGCAGCGGCGGGCAGCTGTCGGTCGAGTACACCGGTGGGCTGCTCGGGCCTGCGGCGAAGCCCGAGCCCTGGACGCCGGTCGACTCGCTCGCGTGGCTGAAGGCGATGGCCTGGGATCTGCGCGGCAACATGGAGAACGAGATCGACCGGGTGATCGCCGCGACGAAGGTCTCGACGGATCGCGTAGCCACGCTCTATCCGGGCTACCCATTCAAGGACCACGCGCCGATCATGACCACGCCGGTGTCGATGGCGCCGCCCACGCTGCAGGCGCCGGGGCGTGCGGCCCTGCCGCCAGGTACGGCGGAGGCGTTGGAGTCGTTGCGTTCGGTCGTCAGCGGGCTGCCCGCGCAGCTGGGGGCCGGCGACCGTGCGGGCTTCGGCTCGAACGCATGGGTCGTTTCGGGCCGGTTGACCACGACGGGCAAGCCGTTGCTCGCGAACGATCCGCACCTCGCGCCGGCGATGCCGTCGATCTGGTACCAGATGGGGCTGCACTGCCGGAAGAAGGTGGCGGTCTGCCCGTTCGACGTGGCCGGCTTCACGTTCTCCGGGGTGCCGGGGGTGATGATCGGGCACAACGACCGGGTCTCCTGGGGGTTCACGAACCTCGACCCGGACGTGACGGATCTGTTTGTCGAGCGGCTCAACGGCGACTCGTACTTGTATGACGACCAGTGGTTCCCGCTCGCGAGCCGGACCGAGGAGGTCCGGGTCAAGGGGCGCTCCGAGCCGGTGCGCATCACCGTCCGGGCGACGCGGCACGGGCCGCTGGTGTCGGACGCCGACGCGGAGCTGCGCCGGGTGTCGCAGGTCGCGCCCGCGTCGGGGCAGGATCCGATGTCCGACGTGACGCCGGCCTTGGCTTTGCGGTGGACGGCATTGATCCCCGGCCGTACGGCGGACGCGATCTTCCTGCTGAACCAGGCGCGGAACTTCGCCGAGTTCCGGAAGGCGGCCGAAGCTTTCGAGGTGCCGTCGCAGAACCTGGTGTACGCGGACGTCGACGGGCACATCGGGTACCAGGCCCCGGGGCGCGTGCCGATCCGCCGCGGCGGCGACGGCGGCTGGCCGATGCCGGGCTGGACGTCGGCGTACGGGTGGATCGGGTGGATCCCGTACGACCGGATGCCATACGTGCTGGATCCGCCGAAGGGGTACATCGTCACGGCGAACCAGGCGGTGATCGAGTCGTCGTTCCCGTACAAGCTGGCGGACACCTGGTCGTACGGCTATCGGAGTGACCGGATCGGCGATGTCATTGACTCGTTGACGAAATCCGGCGGCAAGGTGTCGCCGGACGCGATGGCGCAACTTCAACTTGACACCTCGAACGGTTTGGCGCCCGTGCTGGTGCCTTACCTGCTTCGCGTTCGCGTGTCGGCTTTCGCTGCCGAGGGTCAGACTCTGTTGCGTGGTTGGGACTTCTCGCAGCCCCCGGACTCGGCGGCGGCGGCGTACTTCAATGCGGTATGGAAGAACCTGCTCGCGGCGACGTTCCACGACGAGCTCCCCGAGTCGACCTGGCCGGGCGGGCGCGACCGGTGGTGGGAGGTCGTGCGGGGGATGCTGGACGACCCGACGAACCCCTGGTGGGACGACGTGTCGACCCGCGGCGTGCGCGAGGACCGCGACGCGATCCTGGTGCGGGCCTTGTCGGACGCGCGCGACGAGCTGACCCGCCTGATGGCGAAGTCGCCCGAGCGGTGGCGGTGGGGGAAGCTGCACCAGCTGTCGTTGACGAACCAGTCGTTCGGCTCGAGTGGGATCTCCCCGTTGGAGGCCCTGTTCAACCGTGGCCCGTACGAGCTCGGCGGCGGCTCCGACGCGGTCCTGGCCTCCGGCTGGGCGGCGAACAAGCCGGGCCTGCTTGGCTACGAGGTGGCCTCGGTGCCGTCGATGCGGATGGTGGTCGACCTGGCCAACCTGGACCAGTCGCGCTGGATCAACCTCACCGGAGCGTCGGGGCATCCGATGTCGCCGAACTACAACGACCAAGCCCCGTTGTGGGTTGCGGGCCGGACGATCCAGTGGCCGTTCACGGAGAAGGCCGTCCGAGAAACCGCCCACTCCACCCTGGTCCTGGCGCCCTAGGCCTGGCGCTCGGCGAGGTAGGCGAGGGCCTTCTCGACCGTGGTCTCCAGCGGCTCGGTGGTGTCGAGCTGGAGCCAGGGCGTGGGCGGGTAGATCGTCGCCCAGATCGTGTCGTCCCCGCCCTGGATGCGTCGGACCAGCTCGCTGTCCCGCGGCGCGTCTGCCGAGGTCGCGGTGAGGTCGACGACCTGGCTTCGCCTGCGGGGTCGGGATCGCAGTCGGCGGTCCAGCTCGTTGCGGTCGGACGTGACGCACTCGACGAAGCCGTACGCCGCGCCCTTGCGTTCGGCCAGCGCCATGGTCTGCGTCACGATGTTCTCGAATCGGCACGGGCTGTCGCAGATCACGTGGAAGCCCTGGCCCAGCAGCGACTCGGCCACCGCCCAGACGCCTTCGTACGCGAGCCGGCCGGCGACGTTCCACTCCACGCCGACGTCGAGCGCGGTGGACTTCAGTACGTCGAGATCGAGCACGACCGCGCCAGTCGCTTTCGCCACGCCGGCCGCGACCGAGCTCTTCCCCGCGCCGCTCCGGCCGGCCATCTGCAGGAGGAACACTCAGCCACCCCATCCCTGCGCGCGCAGGACGCCCTCGACGTCCGGCGGCTGGTAGTGCTCGCCCTTCCGCACCTTCCCATCCGCGCGCCGATCCGCCTCGCCGTCCGGCGCGAGCTTGCTGAGATTCGCCCGGTGCACCTCGGCGATCACCGCATCCAGGTCTATCCCGTACGTCAGCGCGGTGCCGTACGCGACGTAGACGACATCGGCCAGCTCGTGCGCCACCTCCACCGCCGAGCCGCGCGCGGCCGCCTCCCCGACCTCGGCCACCTCCTCCGTCAGCAACCGCTGTCGCAGCTCCGCCAACTCCGCCGACGGCAGTGTGGGGCGCGAGGCGATGGTCAGGCCGAATCGTTCGTGGAACGAGCGCACCAGCTCAGCAGGACTCACCCACCGCAGGGTACGGAAGCGCCGACCGATCAGAGCGGGAAGCGGACCAGCCCGGAGGGCGTTGCCGCGGCGTCGACGCGGCGGTCGTGGGGTTCGTTGGGCAACACGTCGTCCAGCAGTTCGCCGTCGTGCAGCACGATGCAGCTGAAGGCGTCCCGCGCGATCCGGGACAGCACCCGGTCGTACGAGCCACCGCCCCGCCCCAGGCGCATGCCCGTTCGGTCGGCGGCCAGGCCCGGCACCAGCACCGCGTCGGCCGTCGCCACCGCGTCGACGCCCAGCCGGCGCCCCACCGGCTCGAGCAGACCTAGCGGCGCCGAGGCCAGTGAGTCCGGACCTTCGTACACGCCCCAGTCCACGTCCGCGTCACGCCGCAGCACCGGCAGCAGTACGCGTACGCCGCGGCAGGCGAGGGACTCCAGCAACGGTCCAGTGCCCGGCTCGGTTCCCACGCCCACGTACACCGCGACCACGGCAGAACGGTGCACCTCCGCCACGCTGAGCAGCACAGCACGCAGCGCAACCGCCGCGTCCCGCAGATCGAGCGGTCGCAGCTTGCTCCGTTTCGCCGCAGCACGACGGCGGAGACGATCCTTGTCCACGCGCACGTCCGGCAAGCCCCGCATGCTTCGTTATCTTTCCGCGACTTGCGGGTTAACGGGAGGCTTTCGGCTCAACCCGATTCCCCGAGCTGACACAGCGTGGCCAGAAGGTAGCGTGAGATCTGACCCACGGTGACAAACGCCCGAAATGTTCGGCGACTCTCTGTAGGCAAATTTTCCGGATGCCGGTTTTGGCCGCCTCGTCGCCGCCCCACCAGCAGGTTCACAGACGGCGCTCAGGAGCAGGTAACACGCAGCGCTAGCCTCGATGGTCGCAGCCCCGGCTCGCTCAGTTTCGCGGTACGCCACCGTCTGCCGCGCGGCTTGACGGCGCTCGGACGTGGCTTCTTCGACGAGCCGGGCTGCGACTAGGGTTCGGCCCATGGCTGACCTCGGCTCCTCCAGCGCAGTCGGTACATCGCCCGACCCCGCAATCGCGACTGTAACGGACATAGAACCCGAAACGGACATAGCACCCGTGACTGACGTACGAGCGGTTCGCAAAGCCGTCATCCCCGCGGCCGGCCTCGGCACCCGGTTCCTCCCGGCGACCAAGGCGACGCCGAAGGAGATGCTTCCCGTCGTCGACAAGCCGGCTATCCAGTACGTCGTCGAGGAGGCGGTCGCCGCCGGCCTCACCGACGTGCTCATGGTCACCGGCCGCGGCAAGCGCCCGCTCGAGGACCACTTCGACCGCGCGTACGAGCTCGAAGAGGCCCTCCGCGAGAAGGGCGACACCGAGAAGCTCGCCGAGGTCCAGCACTCCAGCGAGCTCGCCGACGTCCACTACGTCCGCCAGGGCGCACCGAAGGGCCTCGGCCACGCCGTCCTCGTCGCCGCGCCGCACGTCGGCAGCGAGCCGTTCGCCGTCCTGCTCGGCGACGACTTGATCGACGAGCGCGATCCCCTTCTGCCGTTGATGATCGACGTACAGCGCCGCCGCGGGGGCAGCGTGATCGCGCTGATCGAGGTCGACCCGACGCAGGTCCATCTGTACGGCTGCGCCGCCGTCGAGCCCACCGACGAGGACGGCGTCGTACGCATCACCGACCTGGTCGAGAAGCCCGACGCCGAGGACGCGCCGAGCAACCTCGCGATCATTGGCCGGTACGTCCTCGCGCCCGAGGTCTTCGAGGTCCTGCAGAAGACCGAGCCCGGCCGCGGCGGCGAGATCCAGCTGACTGACGCGCTGCGCGTGCTCGCCACCCGCGAGGACGCCGGCGGCCCCGTTCACGGCGTGCTGTTCCGCGGCCGCCGGTACGACACCGGCGACAAGGCCGACTACCTGCGCGCGATCGTCCGCCTCGCCGCCGACCGCGAGGACCTCGGCCCGGAGTTCGTCGCCTGGCTTCGGGAGTTCGTCAAGGAACGCCCCTAGTCGCAAGAGAGTCGGCGGCGGCGGTGCCCTCCGTCGAGATGGCACCGACTGGTGCCGCCGACCGGTGCGACTCACGGCAATGCAGCGGCTCGGCTCCATGATCACGACCGCGCCCCGGCATACGCTGGGCGCATGAAGAGCGTCGACGAACACCTGGCAGTCATCCTCGACACGATCGAGGAGCTGCCGCCGTTCGCGCAGCAGATCCTGGACGCCCACGGCTGCGCGCTCTGCGAGGACGTCGTCGCCACGTTCGACCTGCCGCAGTTCGACAACTCGGCGATGGACGGGTACGCGGTCCGCGCCGAGGACGTCGTCGGCGCCACCGAGGACGACCCGATCGTGCTGCCCGTCGTCGGCGACGTCGCCGCGGGCATCGAGAAGGTGCTCGCGGTCGCCCCCGGGCTCGCGCTGCGCATCATGACCGGCGCGCCGATCCCGCACGGCGCCGACACCGTCGTACCCGTCGAGTGGACCGACGGCGGCGTCGCGAAGGTCGCGGTCTACCACGGCGCCGAGGCCGGCCGGTTCATCCGCCGCCGCGGCGAGGACGTCGTGGTCGGGCAGCATCTCGCCGGCCCGGGCACGGTGATCGACGCGAAGCAGATCGCGGTGCTCACCGCCTCCGGTCGCGATCGGGTGCGCGTACGTCCGAAGCCGCGCGTCGTCGTCCTGTCGACCGGCTCGGAGCTCCGCGAGCCCGGGCAGTCGCTCGGCCAGGGGCAGATCTACGACTCCAACAGCTACACGCTCGCCGCCGCGGTCAAGGAGACCGGCGCGATCGTCTACCGCGTCGGCGTCGTACCCGACGACAGTCGCAAGTTCATGGACGTGCTCGAGGACCAGCTCGTCCGCGCCGACCTTGTCGTGACCAGCGGCGGGGTGAGCATGGGTGCGTACGACATCGTCAAGCAGGTGCTCGGCCAGCTCGGCACGGTCGAGTTCACGACGGTCGCGATGCAGCCCGGCATGCCGCAGGGCTTCGGCGTGGTGGGCGAGGACCGTACGCCGATCTTCACGCTGCCGGGCAACCCGGTGGGCGCGTACGTGTCGTTCCAGCTCTTCGTCAAGCCAGCCTTGCGCAAGATGCTCGGGCTCACGCCGTACGTGACGCCGATGGTTTCGGCAACAGCCGTTCAGGGCTGGCGGTCGTCGCCGGACAAGCGGCAGTTCACCCGCGTGGAGTACTCGATCGGCTCGGACGGCGCCGGCCGCGTGACGCCGGTCAGCGGGCCGGGCTCGCACCTCGTCGGCGGGCTGTCGCGCGCGAACGCGTTGGCGGTCGTACCCGAGGACACGACCGAGGTCTCGCCCGGTGACACGGTCGACGTGATGCTGCTCGACGCGCGATGACTGACAACCCACGGTTGACGCACGTCGACGAGTCGGGTGCGGCTCGAATGGTTGACGTGTCATCCAAGCCAGTGACCGCTCGCACGGCCCGGGCGTCCGGACGGGTGCTGGTCTCGGCCGAGGTGGTCGCGTTGCTCCGCGGCGCGGGCGTACCGAAGGGCGACGCGCTCGCGGTGGCCCGGATCGCCGGGATCATGGGCGCGAAACGTACGCCCGACCTCGTACCTCTTTGCCACCCGATCGCGTTGAGTGGGGTAGAGGTGGACCTCGCGGTGGCGGACGACGCGGTGGAGATCGTGGCGACCGTACGGACGACCGACCGGACCGGCGTCGAGATGGAGGCGCTGACCGCCGTGTCGGTCGCTGGGCTCGCCGTGATCGACATGGTCAAGGCGGTCGACCCGGCGGCGACGATCACGCAGGTCCGGGTGGAGGAGAAGACCGGAGGCAAGACAGGGACATGGCGACGGTGATGCGGGCGCTGGTGATCACCGTGTCCAACCGTGCCTCCGCCGGCGTCTACGCCGACCGCGCCGGCCCGGTGCTGGTCGACGGGCTGGTCGGGTTGGGGTTCGAGGTCGACGGTCCGAAGGTGATCCCGGACGGCACTCCGGTCGAAGGGGCGCTGCGGGACGCGGTGGCGAGCGCGTACGACGTGGTGCTCACCACCGGCGGAACGGGGCTCAGCCCGACCGACGAGACGCCGGAGCTCACTCGGCGGGTCATTGATCGGGAGGTTCCTGGTCTCGCGGAGGCAATTCGGGCGTACGGTATCGCCCACGGTGTCGGGACCGCGGCACTGTCGCGTGGCCTCGCGGGGCTGGCGGGTAGGACACTGGTGGTGAACCTGCCCGGCTCGCCAGGCGGCGCGAAGGACGGCATTGCCGTTCTGGCCCCGGTGTTGGTGCACGCGGTCGAGCAGGTGCGTGGCGGCGACCACTCGTAATGGCGTGAAGGAGGCGGCCCTGAGCAAGGGGTGGCCGGTGAAGTTGGCGGAAGGACCCGTCGGCCTGCGTCCGATCCGGGTCCGGGACGGGCGTGCCTGGCGCGAGGTGCGGTCGCGGAACCTGGCCTGGCTACGGCCATGGGAGGCGACGCCGCCGTTGGGCAGCGACCCGAGGCCGCGAACGTTCGCCTCGATGGTGCGGATGCTGCGGCGGCAGGCGACCGCGGGGATGTGCATGCCGTTCGTGATCACCTACGACGACCGCCTGGTCGGGCAGCTGACGGTGAACGGGATCACGACGGGCTCGGCGCGGTGGGCGCACGTCGGGTACTGGATCGACCAGGCGTACGCGGGGCGCGGCATCACGCCGACCGCGGTGGCGCTGGCGACCGACCACTGCTTCTTCGGGGCTGAGCTGCACCGGATCGAGATCAACATCCGGCCGGAGAACGTCGCGTCGCTGCGCGTGGTGGAGAAGCTCGGCTTCCGCCCGGAGGGGCTGCGACCGCGATACCTGCACATCGACGGGGCGTGGCGTGATCACCTGTCTTTCGCCTTGACAGCCGAGGAAGTGCCGGACGGATTGGTCGCCCGCTGGTTGCGTTCTCGAGCGGCGGGGGAGCCTCGTCAGGGATCGCCAGCGTCGTCGTAGGGTGTCGCTTGGCTGTCACTTCAGCCCCATGAGTAACATGCCGCCCACGCGACACACCGGATCATTTGCGCCACGATGATCCGTTGCTTGCGTACCTTCGTATCTGTGGGTACCGGTCTGATCTACGCAGCGATCGTCGCGGCGTGGGCGGCCTACCTCGTCCCCCTCTGGCTCCGCCGGCACGACGAGGCGGCTGCCTCGCGTTCCGTCGACAAGTTCTCCGACGCCATGCGCGTGCTGGCGCGGCGGAAGACGCCTGCCTACGCGACGCCGGCCGACGAGGCCGCGGACCAGTTGCCTCGGCGTCCGGTGCTCGGCCCGCCGCCCCGTACCTCTGCCGCTGCCCGGCCCGCGGTGTCGGCGGCTACGCGGCGCCGACGGGTGCTGGTGTCCCTGGTCGCGGCCCTGACAGTCGTCACCGTGCTCGCCGTCGTGGCCCTGGTCCCCTGGTGGGCGGTAGCGATCCCCTCGGGCGTCGTGCTGGCGTTCCTGTTCGTCTCCGCCTCGTCCGCACGCGCCGAACGCGCCGCCGCAGCCCGCACCCCACGTCGCGACCACGGCCCCGTACGCCGCAGCGCCCGCGTAACAGCGTCGTACGCCCACGGCTCGTCCGTGGCGCAACCCGGCGTTGACGACGAACCGACGGTGATCGTCCGCCGAGCCTCCGACGAACCAGCCACCGCCGAGCCGGCGCCCGCGGTCGCGAAGAAGAGGGACGACGGACTCTGGGACCCCGTAGAGGTGCCGCTGCCGACGTACGTGACCAAGGCCCGAGCCCCCTTCACCGTGCGTACGGTCGAGCTGGGCTCACCGGGAACGTGGACGTCGGGCCGCCTCCCCGAGGCCGAGCTGCTGCTCCGAGCCTCGATGGACGCGGCCGAGCTGATCGAGACGACCGTCCAACCCCCACCGCCACCAGAAGAGGAGCTCGAGCACCGCAGGGCGGTAGGCGACTAACCCCTTCGGCCCAAGCGGAGCCCGGATGCTATTCTCTTCGTCGGTTCACCCATCTGGGGGCTGTAGCGCAGTCCGGTAGCGCACCTCGTTCGCATCGAGGGGGTCAGGGGTTCAAATCCCCTCAGCTCCACCAACGATCTAGGACCAGTTTGGTCGCGGCAAAGCCGCTTCCGCTGGTCCTTTCTCGTTCCCGGTGGGTCGGGCTACCGGTCCGCCCATGAGTCGACGGAAACGTCTGGACCACCTGTCAGGTAGCTGCGGAGGGCGGTGGCTGTGGTGGAGACGAACTCGCTTGGGATTTCATCGGTGGAGATCCAGGCGACTTGGGCGTGCTTGTGGGGTTCACCGTTGGTGAGCGTTCCAGTCCAATGGTGACAGGCGAAGACGACCGTGAGGAATCCATCGGGTGCTTCGACCCCCTGGCCCCGTGGATGACGTGGGCGAGCCGAAGGTCGCCTCTGTCGACGTGGAGGCCAGCTTCTTCTCTGAGTTCTCGGATGGCCGTTGCGGTTATGGGTTCACCAGGGTCGTTCTTGCCGACGGGGAGGTCCCACATGCCTTGGGCGAATTTGGCTTTAAGGCCCCGTTGCAGGAGGACGACGCGTTGTGTCGAGGTCATGGATGATGGCGGCGACCAGCAAGGTCATGGACTCCGTAGCGGGCTCGAGGTCGCCGTCGGTGTTGGGCGGTTGCTGGCTGATCGGCCGGGCCACGCTGGTCCTCTCGTCGGTTCGTCGGATGTTCGCTGCCTACCGGCTGGTGAGTACATCGTGGGCACGTTGCGCTGGGTCGGCGGAACCGGGCAACTTGCGTCTACGGGTAGAGGGCCACGCTAGACCGGATCGATGCGACGGCCTGCTTGGTGCGGTGGGAGCTCATGCCCTCCATCAGGTCGAGCGCGAGGCACCAGGTCGTGACTGCTTCGTCGGCAAGCAATGCTGTCGCCCGGGCTTACGACGCCAGCTCGTTGAGTGCTCCCGTCAGCACCTTCCGCGCATCGCTGCCGTACACCGCGGCGTCGGCCAGATGTTTGAACGTCCGCTGGTAGGCGGCGATCTCCTCGGGCTGGGTGATGTTGAGCACGGCGGTGAACAGCTCGACCACCACCATGGTGTCGTCATAGAGGTAGAAGCCGTGCAGAGGACCAACACTGAGCGGCTTGCCAAACGGAATGACGCCGAGCCGGATGGTCTGCAGTGTGGTCATCGACACGAGCTGCCCCAGTTGCCCGGCCATGGCATCGGGTGGGCAGACCAGGTAGCGCAGCACGGCTTCGGTCATGACGAAGTGATACTTCTTGCCGGGCCGGTAGAGCAGTTGCTGGCGTTCCATGCGGGCCGCGATGGCGGCGTCGAGCTCTTCGGTGGACCTGGGTACGCCGCGGTCGACGTCGCCTTCATCGCCCTCGAGGAAGCGGTAGCGGGCGTACTCGGCAGTCTGCAGCAGGCCGGGCACGAAGCAGGGCTCGAAGTTCTGGGTGAGGGCGGTCTGGCTCTCGATGTCGGCGATGCGGCGCTGGCGTACGTGAAGGCCTGGCCGGTACATGCGGCGGTGTTCCACGTACTGCTGTTCCAGCGAACGCAGGCTGGCGACCAGCTCGGGTATCAGGTTGGTGCGTTCGCAGAGGCGGGCCCAAGTCTCCAGATCGAGATCGGACGGCGTTTGGTTGCCGGCTTCAATCTTGGAGATCTTCGAGGGCGTCCAACCGGCACCGGCCGCCAGTTGGCGGCCGGTGAGGTGGGCGTCCAGCCTCATCTCGCGAAGCCGGTTGCCTAGGGCTTCGCGGGTACGTTGGAAGCTGGACACCCTGCAGGACCTCTCGTGTTGCTCGTTACTTGCGGTTCTCGTAGCCGGCGATGTACTCCGCCCGCGGCGTGGCGTGGAAGCGGGCGACTTCCCGGTAGTGGGTGTGCTCGATCACCACCGCGGGATCCTCGACGATATCCGCGCCGAGCAGCACATCCTGCTCGTCGTGGCGCAGGACGCACATCTTGTGCGCGTCGATCAGCCAGTAGTCGTAGTCGGGCAGGCCGACAGCGTCGGCCTTGGAGCGTTCCAGGTAGCGGATGTCCTCCCCGGCGTGCACGTTGAGTCTGGCCAGGTTGAGTCCGAACCGGGTGTAGTCCGACCACGGTTCCGACACCACCCGCACCCGCTCGATGTGCTGACCGGCGAGCGTGCGGCGCATGATCAGGCCGGTCCAGTCATCCATCCAGGAGTCGTCGTCCGGCTTGCCGGCGAGGAACCGCTGAACATGCTCGGCCTCGCCGGGATCGGCGTAGTTGTCGCGCACCTCGAGGCGGAAGGCCGTGAACTGGTAGCTGCGGGCGAACTGGACGAAGCCCTTGAGATCAACGAACGTGCCGGTCGGCCTCGTCACTGCCGCCCACCGTGCTGAGCAACGATGATGTCGATCAGTTCCTGCGTCACGATGACCGC is part of the Tenggerimyces flavus genome and encodes:
- a CDS encoding DUF6879 family protein; amino-acid sequence: MTRPTGTFVDLKGFVQFARSYQFTAFRLEVRDNYADPGEAEHVQRFLAGKPDDDSWMDDWTGLIMRRTLAGQHIERVRVVSEPWSDYTRFGLNLARLNVHAGEDIRYLERSKADAVGLPDYDYWLIDAHKMCVLRHDEQDVLLGADIVEDPAVVIEHTHYREVARFHATPRAEYIAGYENRK
- a CDS encoding helix-turn-helix domain-containing protein, yielding MSSFQRTREALGNRLREMRLDAHLTGRQLAAGAGWTPSKISKIEAGNQTPSDLDLETWARLCERTNLIPELVASLRSLEQQYVEHRRMYRPGLHVRQRRIADIESQTALTQNFEPCFVPGLLQTAEYARYRFLEGDEGDVDRGVPRSTEELDAAIAARMERQQLLYRPGKKYHFVMTEAVLRYLVCPPDAMAGQLGQLVSMTTLQTIRLGVIPFGKPLSVGPLHGFYLYDDTMVVVELFTAVLNITQPEEIAAYQRTFKHLADAAVYGSDARKVLTGALNELAS